A stretch of DNA from Candidatus Pantoea bituminis:
CCTTTGGCTTCTTCCCATGAAACGGCTGCCTGACGTTCGCTCAAAGGATTTATGCCGTCCCTCGCGGTAAGCGATATGTTTGTTCAAGGCGCGCGCTCACCGCTTGCAGCCACAATCCTTTCGCACCGTCAGGCTTTTAGCCGGGTGCGCGGAATACTTCCTTCATCATGGATAACGCTAACCTGCCAGCGTCAACAAAAGCATCTGGTTGTCATGTAGCGAGCAAAATCCGCACCAAATTGATGCGCAGGCTCATTATTAACCGCACAATTAATCAGCAATATTGTTATTCCGTCTCGCTACGGGCCTCTTTTATAGTTTTATGTCCCTGTTTTTACGATAGTTAATCATTTCAGGCATCTATTTTGCTTATCACTTCTGTCAGTTTTTTATTCAGGAGAGATGAGATGAACCCGGGTCGCTATCGTTACACTATATTTTCAATGCTGTTTCTCATTGCCCTGATTAACTATGTTGATCGCGGCGCACTCTCATTTGCCGCGAATGCCATTTCAGCGGAATATCACTTTTCAAAAGTGCAGCTTGGGGCGGTGCTGGGCTATTTTGGCTTTGGCTATCTGTTTGGATCGCTGTGTGGTGGCTTTCTGGCCGATCGTATCGGCACTAAAAAAGTCTGGATGATGGCTGGCGTGCTTTGGTCGATTCTGGAAATTGCCACTGCCTGGGCGGGTGATTTAGGCATGGCGCTGTTTGGCGGATCGGCCATCATGGGGTTTGCGGCGTTACGCATCATGTTTGGCTTTTCGGAAGGCCCAGCGTACGCGTTGATGAACAAAGCCATTGCGCACTGGGCACCCGATAACGAACGCGGTTTCGCTCTGAGTATTGGCCTGCTTTCTACCCAAGTTGGATCGTTACTGACAGCGCCGATTGCTGTCGGTCTGCTGCTGCTGACCAACGACTGGCGCATGATGTTTATCCTGCTTGGCGTGATGTCGCTGCTGGCAATGCTGCTTTTTGCCCGCACCTTCAGCGATAGCCCAGATACCAGCGCTGCAACCCATGCCGCAGAACGTGAGTTTATTCGCCGCGGACAAAAGGTGACTCAACACGACGATACCCCGCTGCCGTGGTGGCGCTTTTTTACCAGCCGCACGCTGGTGTGCAATGCGCTGGGCTATTTCTCCTTTCTCTACATCACCTTTACGCTGGTGACGTGGATGCCGAAATATCTGCAGGATAACTTTCATTACGATCTGCACGCATTGTGGTACGTCGCGATGATTCCATGGAGCGGTGCCTGTATTACCGTGCTGCTCGGGGGACGTTTTGCCGACTGGCTGCTGGCTCGCTTCAACAATCTGCGTCTGGCACGTAATGTTTTTGCCGCCGTCACGTTGTGCGGCACCGCCTGCTGTTTTATGGCCATTCCGTGGATGCACTCAGCGGCGGGTATTATCGCCTTGATGACGCTGGGCAACGCACTGAACGCACTGGTGAACAATGTTTACTGGTCTGTGGTGATTGACGTAACGCCGAAATCATCGGTCGGAACCTACAGTGGCATGACATTGGCTATTGCCAATCTCGCCGCGATCATCTCCCCGATGCTCTGCGGTTGGTTGGCCGAATATTATGGCTATAACGCCATGTTTACCGTCACCGCTGTGATCGCGTTTGGCAGCATGTTGGCGATGACGCTGCTGCAACCGGAGAAGCGCTTGCACCCTCAAACTGAGGCTAACGTGACGCAGCAAACGGCCTGACGGCGCATCAGCGCATTAACATGAAAAAAGGCGGAGTGGTTAGCTCCGCCTTGTCTCAAGTTCCGGTTAGTATGCTTTACCGGTCAGTTGCATAAGGGCAACGATGATCTGCAAAATGATTCGGATGATATCCAGAATCAGCCTTGTCAGTTCCATCACTTTCCTTCTCCTTTTACAGGAGCGCGCTGTTCGGCTACCGAGGCTTTGACTCTACCCGCCGGGTGCCTAAGCACATCTTGTGGAGAGAGCTGAGCGGCACTCAAGGTTAAAGCCACAGGCCAGCACCACCTGATGCCTGCCGGGATTTAAAAACCGTGCCCCTGGGAGCGGCCAGTCAATCTTGAGGCTAAACTCACCCCTCAACACCTGTATAACCATACAGTATTTTAGCCAAACTTGAAAACTTTCGCCGCACTATTTAGAATAACTTTTGTGGAGAGTGCTGAGCACCTCGTTCGAAGCCGGTTACCAGCCGGGGAACGAACAAAAAATAAAGGATTTGGCCTCAAGCCAAATCCTTTTTTATTGCCCAGCATTTAACCGATTATTCGTTTGCTGCGCTAATGCGCCAGATGCTGTTACCCGCATCATCGGCGATCAAAACACCACCCTGCTTATCTTCAGCTAATCCTACTGGCAATCCACGAACTTGCTTTTGATCATCCGTCAAAAAACCGGTAACAATCGGCTGCGGCTGACCCACCGGCTGACCCTGCTCAAATTTCACCCACACTACCTGATAACCATTTAACGGCTTGCGGTTCCAGCTCCCGTGTTCACTCACAAACGCGCCACCGCGATATTGCGCCATGTTGTCACCTTGGTAGAACAGGAGGCCCAGCGGCGCGACGTGCGAGCTCAGCGCGTAATCGGGCTTGATGGCCTTCTCAACCAGATCGGGACGCTGCGGTTCGGCACGGGGGTCAATGTGCTGACCAAAATAGCTATAAGGCCAACCGTAGAAGCCTTTCTCCTGCACCGACGTCAGGTAATCCGGCACCAGATCCGAACCAATTTCATCGCGTTCGTTCACAATGGCCCACAACTTACCGCTCTGCGGTTCCCACTGCATACCGGTAGGATTACGTAATCCGCTGGCATAAATGCGACTTGCCCCGCTGGCAGCATCGACTTCAAGGATCGCAGCGCGGCGATATTCAGCGCCAATGCCGTTTTCAGTGATGTTGCTATTGGATCCTATTCCCACATACAACTTGCTGCCATCGGGACTTGCCAGCAGCGACTTAGTCCAGTGATGATTGATCGGTCCGCCCGGCAGGTCAGTCACCTCTTCAGGCGCGGTACGAATCTCCGTTTCGCCTTCGGTATAAGGAAATTTCACCAGGCTGTCGGCATTCGCGACATACAGCGTATTACCCACCAGCTGGATACCAAATGGTGAAAACAGATTTTCGATGAAGCGATGTTTTTCCCACTTACCGTTTACGTTACGCAGCAGCGTTATGCTGTTGCCGCCTGCGCCGCCTTTGCCCGAAGATTTTTGAATCAAGCCTGTTATCAGCTCTTTCGGCCTGGCTGTCGCGTTTGGTGGCCCGTTAGACTCCGCCACTAGCACATCGCCATTCGGCAGTACGTAGACTTGACGTGGATGTTGCAAGTTCTCGGCGATCTTCTCGATTTTTAGCCCTTTTGCCACTTTCGGCATTTCACCCGCTTTCCACGGTACACCCTCTGGCACCTGCATTGGCGGCATAACAAAATTTTGCGCCTGTGGCAGTTCAGGATTGGGGCCGGTTTGCTTTTGCGGATCAATCAGCGCGCCATCGTCACAGCCCGCCAGCAAGGCAATTAAGGTCACGGCGAGTAACGTTTTATGCTGCATTTTCATCTCGGCTTCTCCTTAAGCGGTGCGTTGACGTAACGCGAGTTGAACATTTGCCAGCAGCAACAGTGCCACCACCAGCGTAGAAAGTATGACGCCTAATGGCACCACCGCATAAGCATCACGGCTATGAATGAAGGCGTTTAGCACAGCAAGGATAATGGCCAGCAACGAGAGCCAAAAGTGGGTTTTTCGGGTGCTGCACTGCCACGAAATAGATAAACAAGGCTGATTAAACGTGGCAAAACCGCTATGACCAAACCAAAAACAATGAGCCAGCTGGCGGCATCGGTCCACATGATTTCAAAGCCTCGCATGTAGATAATATCGAATAGCCAGGCGGCGCTAAAAAAGCCCAACGGCAGCGGCTCAAGCAGAGCGTAAAGCGTAACGGCGAAAGCCGACCTTCCCGAGGTAGTGCGCATTTTCCTCTCCATATTCTGTTAATAAACGGGGTGAAGACGGCACTTCGCTTCCTCAAGCAACCGACTTCGCGCCTGTAAAATATTAGTAAACATGAAGAAAAGTGGCAGGTTAATTCAGCAAGAAAAAGAAATTAAACAGCGGCATCTCTGCCGCCGAGGGGAACATTAACGTTTATCTGCGGGTAACGTTACCCAATAACCAGGCTGGTAAGGTAGCGGTAAAAATTTCTGATGGAACTCACGGAAGGTCTTATCTGGATCAAGATCGGCAAACAGATCGGGATGCAGCCATTTTGCCAATGCCTGAATAGCAACAAACTGGTAAGGGCTGTCATAGAACTGATGCCAGATGGCGTGTGCATTGCCGTTATGTGCAACCGGTAGGGTTTTGAAAGCATCACGCATCATCAGCGTTTTTAAGCGCGCCGTTGCCTCCGTGACGTCAGCCCCCGGCCCAACGCCAATCCACTTCCCTACCGTATTGTAATTTTTCCAGTTTGCACCCGTGACCACCACCACATCTGGGCGGCTGGCAATGATTTGCTCTGGATTGAGAGTACCGAAGGTGCCAGGAATGAGATTTTTGGCAATGTTATCGCCGCCAGCCATTTCCACCATTTGCCCAAAATTCTCATTGCCGAATGACATACAACATTCGTCGCTGTAACCGCCTGCACGATCGATCATGACTTTCGGGCGATAGCCGTTGAAACTGTGCAAACGTGAGGTGACACGCTGAATTTGCTGGTGGCGGAAGTCGATGATCGCCTGCGCACGGGCCGGTTTGTTCACCAACTCTCCCATAATACGAATACTTTTCTCAGCATTCACAAACGGCGCTTCACGGAAATCGATAAACACCACCGGGATACCAACAGCCTGCAATTTTTCAATCAATTTGCCCTCATCCGTTGCCGCTTTGGACTCAAGGTTCATCAGTACTAAATCTGGTTTTAACGTCAGCGCCTGCTCTACGTTAAACGTGCCATCTTTTGCCCCGCCAAAGGTCGGCAGTTTTTTAATTTGCGGATAGCGCTGTTCATACGCCTGATAACCATCCCAATCCGCTTTGTGAAAGTCATCGCGCCAGCCAACTACCCGTTGAAACGGCGCCTCGGTATCAAAGGCAGCCAGCAAGTAGATCTGTCGCCCTTCACCTAAAATAATACGTTTTGATTCATTGGCGACATCGACCTGACGCCCGGCGACATCAGTAATTGTTTTAGCCGATGCCGATCCTACCAGCGTGATTAACCCCAGCGCTAACATCCATTTTTTCATCGAAATAACCCATATAAATGATAATGAGAATTATTATTGTAAATCGCCGTTACTATCACTCATAAATCAGATAAGGGGAAGCGATCGATGAAAATGATTTTAGGAATACTATTAGCGCCGTGAAGTGAAGGCCTGAAGCTCGCGTGCATCGTGGCTGCAAAACATCGTGACCTCATCATTGTGCTGCAACGACAGTTCACGTAAGCGTTGTTGGTTAGTACGCCATGCTTGTGTATCGCTGCGCATCATCCACTGATAGAAGCGCAAACCGGGCGTGCAATGGCGCGTTTCCTGGTGCATTTCGCCGCGATAAAACCAGGCGTCGCCACCATGCAACATCCAGCCTTTTCCATGACGGATCGCGACGCCAGCGTGCCCTAATGTATGTCCCGGCAGCGGCACCAGCAGAATGTCATCGCTTAACTCATCAATGGCCCTGACGGCGTCAAAACCGAACCAGCGCTCGCCCCCATCAGGATAACCACGCCAGCCATCGTGGCTGCCCCACTGCTGAGGCCGATAGCGCTGACGTCGTAACCAGCTTTGTTGCCCGGTTGCCGTTTGCAGTTCTCGCTGTAACAGATGCACACGCGCTTGTGGAAAATCGGTGATGCCGCCTGCATGATCAAAATCCAGATGCGTCAGAATGATGTGGCGAACATCGTCGGGCTTGAACCCTAAATTCACCACCTGCTGCCAGGCACTGAGTTGCTCATCGTAGCGAATGTTGTTCATGGCGCGGAAAAAGCCCGAAAGGCGATCGGCGGGACGTTGGATATCCTGTAATCCCATGCCGGTATCCACTAAAACCAAGCCGTGTGCATCGGTCTCCAGCAACAGGCAATGACACACTAAATGGGCGAAAGGTGATGCACTGAAACCATCGTACAACGCGCCACCGACTGGACACATACATCCACAGTTCAGATGATGAATGCGCATGACTTCTCCTTTTGTTCAGCGTGCCTGCGTCAACAGGCACGTCTCCCGATCACTGCTGCTCTTTTGGTATGCCTTTGCCCAGATCGGTTCCGGTTAAAGGATTGATGGTGGGATCGGATTGGGTGCGGATGGCCATATTTTCAACATGCGTATTTTGTTTATCAGACAAGGTCACTTTGGATAAACCATCGCCACCGTCTACTGCAGGTTGCGGATCGGCTACATAATCGAAATTCTCATCTGAATTCCAGCTACCGCGAATATCGCCCCCTTCAGACATATTGTAATACGTGTGTGCGTACTGCTCGATTGGCGGTAATTTTCCTGGCGGGAAATTATCACGGATTGCATAGAGCGCTTTTTCAAATGAGATCTGGTGCGCCACTTCGCGCGTCATCAAAAAGCCCAACGCATCTTTTACGCCGGGATCATCGGTTACGTTGATCAGACGTTCGTAAATAATTTTAGCGCGCGCTTCAGCGGCGATATTGGATCGTAGATCGGCGGTAACTTCGCCAATGGTATCGATATAGGCTGCTGTCCAGGGCACACCGGCGGAGTTGGTTAACGCCGGGCCGCCACCGTAAAGTAACGCGGTGGTGTGGCTGCCGTTGCCGCCGTTAGTGAGTGAGCGATAAAGTTCGGCTTCCTCTTCCACACCTTCAGCCAGATCGCCTTTAGCACCTTTGTTGAGCATGCCAACCAGACTACCGATAATTTCCAGATGGCTTAACTCTTCAGTAGCGATATCCAGCAGCATATCTTTACGACCCGGATCTTCATCGCCCAGCCCTTGGGTAAAATAACGGCATGCTGCCGCCAGTTCCCCTTGAGGCCCGCCAAATTGTTCTAACAGTAAGTTAGCCAGCCCCGGATTTGGACCAGCAACGCGAACGGTATATTGCATTTGTTTAACATGACGAAACATTGCGCTCTCCAGATAAAGTCAATCAATCTCGCTAAAGGGCTTATCTGTATTTAAGGCGTTTTTCGCTGCGCCTCAGGATAAACCCGCTAATTATGTGACTATTAATTTATTGAAGAGAAACAGATAACCCGCAAGCCAACTATAGAAAGCGAGGCGTGGAATGCTTATATTTTACGGAAATAAATTATTGATTTTTATATTAATAATATATTTTATTAAAATTTATTATTTATTTAATCCTATTAAAATCTCCGCCCATAAATACGCAGCGGTAAAAGTGATCAGCTTCGTAAATAGCACTTTAAATAATGACAGGAAAAAATAGAGATTATTAACGCTTCGCTAACAGGCGTTAATTTTTGAATTAACTGGGGAAAATACGCTGAAAAGTATCACTGCCCAATCTGCTTAAACCCTATCTCTGCGTGTCCTGGCTCACAAAACGCCGCGCTTTCGTGAATGTGTTCACAACGCCTTAGGCAACTGCACACATATTAGTCAGCAATGTTCTTGTTTTGGCTAATGCGTTAATAAAATGTGAAGGCTAGATTATAAAAATGAAACGGCGTTTTATTTATTACGCCAAACGATCAGCTACAGGAGCTTAACCGTGAAGATCAGCGCAATCGATGTCACCCTTTTTACTTATCCTACTCAGCGCCGCTCAGACAGCGCCGGCCACTCTCATCCCGGCCCCGAAACAGATGCGCAAATGGCGTTATTAACGATCACCAGTGATGAAGGGGATTGCGGCTATGCCTTTGCACCTGCCGAAGTGGTGCGTTCACATGTGGTGAATGCCTTTTTTCGCAAAGTGCTGATTGGGCAAAACGCCTTTGACCGCGAACGTTTGTGGCAAGATCTGGTGCACTGGCAACGCGGAAGTGCACATCAGCTCACCGAACGCGCGCTTTCTGCCGTTGAACAAGCGATGTGGGATTTAATTGGTCGCAAACTGCAGCAGCCGGTGCACAAATTGCTGGGCGGCTATCGCGAGAAGATTCCCGCCTACGGCAGCACCATGTGTGGTGATGAACTGGAGGGGGATTATCAACTCCTGATGAATATGCGCGCTTTGCTGAAAAGCTGGTACAGCGCGGCTACAAAGCGATCAAGCTCCACACCTGGATGCCGCCCGTTTCGTTTGCGCCCAGCACGGCCATGGATATTAAAGCCTGTGCGGCGGTACGCGAAGCGGTAGGTCCCGATATTGCGCTAATGCTGGACGGTTATCACTGGTACAGCCGCAGCGAAGCGCTGACCATCGGCCGAGCGTTAGAAAAGTTAAATTTCAGCTGGTTTGAAGAGCCGATGGAAGAAGAGAGCATGGCCTCTTACGCCTGGCTGGCTGAAAACCTGTCTATTGATGTGCTGGGACCGGAAAGCCTTGGCGGTAAACATCACAGCCGTGCTGATTGGGTGCGAGCAGGCGCCTGCGACATTTTGCGTGCGGGTGCCAATGGCGTAGGGGAATCTCAGCGACCATGAAAGTTGCCAGCCTCGCAGAAGCCTTTGGTATGGATTGCGAAGTCCATGGCAATGGCGCAGCCAGCATTGCGGTGGTCGGCGCGATCCGCAATTGCCGCTGGTATGAACGCGGCCTGTTACACCCTTTCCTTGATTACGAACAGCCTCCTGCCTATCTCAACAGCCTGGTCGATCCGATGGATGACCAGGGTTTTGTGCATTTGCCAACCCGCGCTGGATTAGGAGAAGACATTAACTTTAGCTGGATAGAAACCCATACGCTCGAACGCTGGTAAATCGCCATAACCAAGTACGGCAAACAATAATAACCTCTGACCTGCTGGACTGACATTATGAAACTCTACAACCGCTGCGGCGCGTGGCTTGTCACGCTGCTGCTGCTGGCGGGCAGCGCGTCGTTACAGGCGAAAACGCCTGACGATCAGCTGATCGTTGGCATGAACATGAATAACTTGCTCACGCTGGATCCCGCCGCCATGACCGGTAATGAAGTGGTGGGTATTGTGGTGAATCTGTATGACGGCTTGGTTGAACTCGATCCTAAACAACTGACCAACGTGCGCCCTGCATTGGCGGAACGTTGGGAGATCAGCCCGGATAACAAGCAGCTCACCTTTCACCTTCGTGACGGTGTCACCTTCCATTCCGGCAATGCATTGAGCAGTGACGATGTGATTTGGTCAATGCGTCGTGTGCTGCACCTGAATCTTGCGCAAGCATCGGTGTGGAAATCGTATGGTTTCACGAAAGAAAATGTGGATCAGATGATCACCGCACCCGATGCACGCACCGTGGTGATGACCCTGCCGAAACCCAATGATCCCAAGCTGGTGATCTATTCGCTGGCGGCGTTGGGCAGCATGGTGGTGCTGGACAGCAAAACGGTGAAATCACATGAAGTGAAAGGCGATTGGGGCAACCGCTGGTTAACCACCAACGAAGCGGGTTCAGGTCCCTTCCGCCTTGATGTCTGGCAGGCCAAAGATGTGCTGCGCATGAGCCGAGCAGACCATTACTGGCGCGGCGAGGCAAAAATGTCACGCGTGGTATTTCGCCATTTACAAGAGTCACAAACCCTGCGTTTGATGATGCAAAAAGGCGATCTGGATATTGCCAGCAACATGGCGATTCCCGACGTACGCGCCCTGCGTAACGATCCCGACCTGGCTATCGACGCGGTACAGAAAGGCACTATTTACTATCTGGCGATGAGCATGAAAGATGACCACTTCGCGGATGTCAAAGTGCGTGAAGCGGTACGGTATCTGGTGGATTATCAGGGAATTAATAAAAGCTTGATGACCGGATATGGCGTGTTGCATCAGCGCCCGATTCAGGCAAATATGCCTGCCACCTTGCCTGATCCTGGTTACAAACTGGATGTTGCACGCGCCAAAGCGTTGCTGGCTGAAGCAGGTTATCCCAATGGATTTGACACTACGCTGCGCGTATTAGCTGACCAACCCTTTCTGAACATCGCTATCGCGATACAGTCCACGCTGCTGCAAGGCGGCATCCGCGCCAAAATTGTCACTGGCACCGGTAATCAGATCTACGGCGCAATGCGCGATCGCCAGTTTAACTTGCTGGTGGGCCGTGGCGGCAGCGGCGTTGAACCTCATCCTCACTCCAGCCTGCGTTCGCTGGTCTATAACCCAAACAATGCCGACAGCGCACGCCTGACCAATTTTCAGGGCTGGCGCACCGGTTTCTACGATGCTCAGCTCAATAGCATGATTGATCAGGCGCTGGTCGAGCGCGACAGCACCAAACAGCAGCAAGAATATTTCGCGATTCAACGCCGATATGACCAACTGGTGCCGGCCTTGATGCCGATATCACAAATGGTGGATTCGGTGGTGGTCAATAACCGTGTGCAGGATTATCAGCCGCATCCATCGGCCACCACTTTCTTGCGCGACGTATGGAAAACGCCGGATACCTTAGCGGGAGGCCGCCCATGACGCTGACTCAAAACCAGGTTCGCCGCATCAGCAAACGTGGCGTACAGGTGCTTATTACGCTGTTTGGCCTGCTGCTGCTGACTTTTTTCATTGGCCGCGTGATGCCGCTGGATCCCGTATTAGCGATTGTTGGACCCGACGCTGACAACGCCACTTATCAGCAAGTTTATCAGCAACTCGGCTTCGACAAACCTTTGTGGGTGCAGTTCGGTATCTACCTTAACGCGCTGTTGCATGGCGATTTAGGTCATGCGCTGCTTACCGGCCAACCGGTGGTCAACGATATCCTGCGGGTGTTTCCCGCCACCGTTGAACTGGCCACGTTGGCGATTGTTATTGGCGCCGGATTAGGTGTGCCGTTGGGTGTGCTGGCAGCGGCTCGACGCAACAGCGTGATCGATTACGTCGTACGTGTGATCAGTCTGGCGGGTTATTCCACGCCGATTTTCTGGGTGGGAATGATTGGTTTGCTGCTGTTCTATGCGCATCTGGGTTGGGTAGGCGGCGCGGGTCGGGTTGATTTCAGTCTTGACGGCATTGTGCCGCGCCGTACCGGTTTCATGCTGATAGATGCGCTTATAGCGGGCAACAGCCAGGTGTTTTGGAATGCGCTCAATCATTTGGTGTTACCCGCTTCGCTGCTGGGTTTTCATTCGCTGGCCTACATCAGCCGCATGACGCGCAGCTTTATGCTCGCGCAACTGTCGCAAGAGTTCATTCTTACTGCCCGCGTCAAAGGATTAACGGAATGGCAGGTGATCTGGCAGCACGCCTTCCGCAACATTCTGGTTCAGCTGCTCACGGTGGTCGCCCTCGCCTACGGTTCCCTGCTGGAAGGCGCGGTATTAATTGAAACGGTGTTTTCATGGCCCGGTTTTGGTTCTTACCTGACCGGCAGCTTGATGCTAGGCGACATGAATGCGGTGATGGGCTGCGTGCTGGTGGTCGGCCTAATTTTTGTGATGCTTAACCTGCTCTCTGACCTGCTTTATCAGGTATTTGATCCGAGGACCAAAGTATGACGATCTCCTACGACACGCCTCATGTCAGCGCGACGCGGGAAAAGCTGGCGCGCTGCCAACGCTTTGCTGCGCGTACCGCTCATTTTCTCTGGCGCATGGCCTGCAATCCGCTGACGGCGATTGGCGGCGGCATTGTGCTGGTGCTGTGCATTGTGGCGCTGTTCGCACCCTGGATTGCGCCTTATCACCCGCTGATTCAGGATTTAAATAATGCGTTAACGCCGCCCAGCGCCGAGCATTGGTTCGGCACCGACGAATTTGGTCGCGACATCTTTAGCCGGTTAGTTTGGGGGCACGCATCACGCTCTACATCGTGTTGCTGGTGTCAATTACTGTTGGACCGCTCGGGCTGCTGCTGGGCGTGACGGCTGGCTACTTTGGCGGCAAGGTCGACAGCGTGCTGATGCGCGTGACCGACATTTTTATCTCTTTTCCCAGTCTGGTATTGGCGCTGGCGTTCGTGGCGGCGCTAGGTCCCGGCCTGGAACATGTGGTCATTGCGATTACGCTGACAGCCTGGCCACCCATTGCACGTCTGGCACGCGCTGAAACGCTGTCGCTGCGTCAGGCTGACTTTATCTCTGCGGTGCGGCTACAAGGTGCTTCTCCGCTGCGCGTGCTGTGGAAACACATCGTGCCGCTGTGTCTGCCCTCGGTGATTATCCGCATCACCATGAACATGGCGGGTATCATTCTGACTGCTGCTGGGCTGGGTTTCCTCGGCCTTGGCGCACAGCCACCCGATCCTGAATGGGGCGCGATGATCGCCAGCGGCCGCACCTACATGTTGGAGTGTTGGTGGGTAGTGACCGTTCCGGGTTTAGCGATTCTGATTAACAGCCTGGCGTTTAACTTTTAGGAGATGGCCTACGTGACCTGCTCGATCCCCGCAGTGAGTAACGCTTCGCCGTTGCTCGACGTGCGTGATTTGCACGTTAACTTTGTCAACGGACGCCAGACTACCGCCGCAGTGCGGGGCGTCTCCTTTCAACTTGGACAGGAAAAGCTGGCGATTGTGGGTGAATCGGGTTCCGGCAAATCCACCGTGGGCCGTGCGCTGCTGCAACTGCACCCCGCGAAAGCCCGCATTGAAGCCAGCCTCATGCAATTCGGCGATATCGATCTGCTGCGCGCCAGCCCGGCACAAATGCGTGCCGTACGCGGTAAACGCATCTCGATGATCATGCAGGACCCAAAATATTCGCTTAATCCAGTGATCCGCGTCGGCGATCAGATCGCTGAAGCCTGGCGCAGCCACCATCGCGGACAACATGCCGCCGCCCGTCAGCGGGCGCTGGAGATGTTGGAGGTAGTGCGCATCCGCGATCCTGAGCGTGTTTACCAACTCTATCCGCACGAAATCTCCGGCGGACAAGGCCAGCGCGTGATGATTGCCATGATGCTGATTACCGAGCCTGAACTGGTGATTGCCGATGAACCGACTTCAGCGCTGGATGTATCGGTGCGATTGCAGGTATTGGCGCTGCTTGACGACTTGGTAAAAGCACGCGGTTTAGGACTGATTTTTATCAGTCACGATATCAATCTGGTGCGCAGCTTCTGCGATCGCGTCCTGGTGATGTACGCCGGACGGGTGGTGGAATCGCTGGCCGCCAGCGAGCTGGATCAAGCGCAACATCCTTACACCCAAGGTTTACTCGCCGCTTTGCCAGATATCGATCATCGCCGTGCGCGCCTGCCGGTGTTACAACGTCACGTTAGCTGGATGAACGGGTAAGGAGTCAAGATGATTACTGTTAACAATCTCAACCTGA
This window harbors:
- a CDS encoding MFS transporter, with amino-acid sequence MNPGRYRYTIFSMLFLIALINYVDRGALSFAANAISAEYHFSKVQLGAVLGYFGFGYLFGSLCGGFLADRIGTKKVWMMAGVLWSILEIATAWAGDLGMALFGGSAIMGFAALRIMFGFSEGPAYALMNKAIAHWAPDNERGFALSIGLLSTQVGSLLTAPIAVGLLLLTNDWRMMFILLGVMSLLAMLLFARTFSDSPDTSAATHAAEREFIRRGQKVTQHDDTPLPWWRFFTSRTLVCNALGYFSFLYITFTLVTWMPKYLQDNFHYDLHALWYVAMIPWSGACITVLLGGRFADWLLARFNNLRLARNVFAAVTLCGTACCFMAIPWMHSAAGIIALMTLGNALNALVNNVYWSVVIDVTPKSSVGTYSGMTLAIANLAAIISPMLCGWLAEYYGYNAMFTVTAVIAFGSMLAMTLLQPEKRLHPQTEANVTQQTA
- a CDS encoding PQQ-dependent sugar dehydrogenase: MKMQHKTLLAVTLIALLAGCDDGALIDPQKQTGPNPELPQAQNFVMPPMQVPEGVPWKAGEMPKVAKGLKIEKIAENLQHPRQVYVLPNGDVLVAESNGPPNATARPKELITGLIQKSSGKGGAGGNSITLLRNVNGKWEKHRFIENLFSPFGIQLVGNTLYVANADSLVKFPYTEGETEIRTAPEEVTDLPGGPINHHWTKSLLASPDGSKLYVGIGSNSNITENGIGAEYRRAAILEVDAASGASRIYASGLRNPTGMQWEPQSGKLWAIVNERDEIGSDLVPDYLTSVQEKGFYGWPYSYFGQHIDPRAEPQRPDLVEKAIKPDYALSSHVAPLGLLFYQGDNMAQYRGGAFVSEHGSWNRKPLNGYQVVWVKFEQGQPVGQPQPIVTGFLTDDQKQVRGLPVGLAEDKQGGVLIADDAGNSIWRISAANE
- a CDS encoding ABC transporter substrate-binding protein — protein: MKKWMLALGLITLVGSASAKTITDVAGRQVDVANESKRIILGEGRQIYLLAAFDTEAPFQRVVGWRDDFHKADWDGYQAYEQRYPQIKKLPTFGGAKDGTFNVEQALTLKPDLVLMNLESKAATDEGKLIEKLQAVGIPVVFIDFREAPFVNAEKSIRIMGELVNKPARAQAIIDFRHQQIQRVTSRLHSFNGYRPKVMIDRAGGYSDECCMSFGNENFGQMVEMAGGDNIAKNLIPGTFGTLNPEQIIASRPDVVVVTGANWKNYNTVGKWIGVGPGADVTEATARLKTLMMRDAFKTLPVAHNGNAHAIWHQFYDSPYQFVAIQALAKWLHPDLFADLDPDKTFREFHQKFLPLPYQPGYWVTLPADKR
- a CDS encoding MBL fold metallo-hydrolase; translation: MRIHHLNCGCMCPVGGALYDGFSASPFAHLVCHCLLLETDAHGLVLVDTGMGLQDIQRPADRLSGFFRAMNNIRYDEQLSAWQQVVNLGFKPDDVRHIILTHLDFDHAGGITDFPQARVHLLQRELQTATGQQSWLRRQRYRPQQWGSHDGWRGYPDGGERWFGFDAVRAIDELSDDILLVPLPGHTLGHAGVAIRHGKGWMLHGGDAWFYRGEMHQETRHCTPGLRFYQWMMRSDTQAWRTNQQRLRELSLQHNDEVTMFCSHDARELQAFTSRR
- a CDS encoding manganese catalase family protein; amino-acid sequence: MFRHVKQMQYTVRVAGPNPGLANLLLEQFGGPQGELAAACRYFTQGLGDEDPGRKDMLLDIATEELSHLEIIGSLVGMLNKGAKGDLAEGVEEEAELYRSLTNGGNGSHTTALLYGGGPALTNSAGVPWTAAYIDTIGEVTADLRSNIAAEARAKIIYERLINVTDDPGVKDALGFLMTREVAHQISFEKALYAIRDNFPPGKLPPIEQYAHTYYNMSEGGDIRGSWNSDENFDYVADPQPAVDGGDGLSKVTLSDKQNTHVENMAIRTQSDPTINPLTGTDLGKGIPKEQQ
- a CDS encoding ABC transporter substrate-binding protein, with the protein product MNMNNLLTLDPAAMTGNEVVGIVVNLYDGLVELDPKQLTNVRPALAERWEISPDNKQLTFHLRDGVTFHSGNALSSDDVIWSMRRVLHLNLAQASVWKSYGFTKENVDQMITAPDARTVVMTLPKPNDPKLVIYSLAALGSMVVLDSKTVKSHEVKGDWGNRWLTTNEAGSGPFRLDVWQAKDVLRMSRADHYWRGEAKMSRVVFRHLQESQTLRLMMQKGDLDIASNMAIPDVRALRNDPDLAIDAVQKGTIYYLAMSMKDDHFADVKVREAVRYLVDYQGINKSLMTGYGVLHQRPIQANMPATLPDPGYKLDVARAKALLAEAGYPNGFDTTLRVLADQPFLNIAIAIQSTLLQGGIRAKIVTGTGNQIYGAMRDRQFNLLVGRGGSGVEPHPHSSLRSLVYNPNNADSARLTNFQGWRTGFYDAQLNSMIDQALVERDSTKQQQEYFAIQRRYDQLVPALMPISQMVDSVVVNNRVQDYQPHPSATTFLRDVWKTPDTLAGGRP